A genomic stretch from Ureibacillus composti includes:
- a CDS encoding aldo/keto reductase, whose translation MSLRDHEKISRIKHSLEKRVVTLPDGTFLPSIGQGTWYMGENPESKNKEIKALQLGIELGMKLIDTAEMYGNGDSERLVGEAIKGRRDKVFLVSKVYPHHSGLDLIESACENSLKRLGTDHLDLYLLHWRGRVPLAETIEGMERLRKDGKIVRWGVSNFDTDDMIELWDTANGKKCATNQVLYHLGSRGIDYDLLPWHHEHNMPIMAYSPLAQGGSLRRQLLSDPTIIEIAEKYNVQPLQIALAWTIRSNNVIAIPKAVKEEHVLANAQAATIQMTIEDLNRLDEVFPKPTRKIPLDII comes from the coding sequence ATGAGTTTACGTGACCATGAAAAAATATCAAGAATTAAGCATTCACTTGAAAAACGTGTAGTAACTTTACCTGATGGAACCTTTCTTCCAAGCATTGGTCAAGGAACATGGTACATGGGTGAAAATCCTGAATCGAAAAACAAAGAAATCAAAGCTTTGCAACTTGGAATAGAACTAGGCATGAAGCTAATCGATACGGCTGAAATGTACGGAAATGGCGATTCCGAACGTTTAGTTGGTGAGGCCATCAAGGGGCGTAGAGATAAAGTTTTTTTAGTATCGAAAGTATATCCTCATCATTCCGGGTTAGATTTGATTGAAAGTGCATGTGAAAATAGTTTGAAACGACTAGGAACAGATCATCTTGATTTGTATCTTTTACATTGGAGAGGTCGTGTTCCTTTGGCAGAAACGATTGAAGGAATGGAGAGACTGCGCAAGGATGGTAAAATTGTAAGATGGGGAGTTTCTAATTTTGATACGGATGATATGATAGAGTTGTGGGATACCGCTAATGGAAAAAAATGTGCGACAAATCAAGTGTTATATCATCTAGGTTCTAGAGGAATTGATTATGATCTCCTACCTTGGCATCATGAACATAACATGCCAATTATGGCCTATAGTCCCCTTGCCCAGGGAGGGAGCTTAAGAAGACAATTACTAAGCGATCCAACCATCATTGAGATTGCAGAAAAATACAATGTGCAGCCATTACAAATTGCTCTTGCGTGGACCATTCGTTCGAACAACGTAATTGCTATTCCGAAAGCTGTTAAGGAAGAACATGTTTTAGCCAATGCTCAAGCTGCTACTATTCAAATGACCATAGAAGATCTAAACAGACTTGACGAGGTATTTCCAAAACCAACAAGAAAAATACCTTTAGATATTATATAA
- a CDS encoding SDR family oxidoreductase, which translates to MSLKGKRVVVIGGTSGIGLSAAKAFLDESAQVIIASRSDAKLSEAKNVLGGKVEAYNIDFRSEEKLADFFKMVGNFDHLVVTAGEGAMGHFSDLPVADVREAFDSKFWGQYLTVRAAIPYLNDTSSITLTSGVYGIRPPQGATTLASINSAIDGLVRGLSVDLAPIRVNVVSPGIVDTPLYGGMPDEQRQNLYSKIAQQLPVNRVAQPEDIAEAYVYLVKNGFTTGTVLLTDGGAHLV; encoded by the coding sequence ATGTCATTAAAAGGAAAACGTGTGGTCGTAATAGGAGGTACTTCTGGTATCGGATTATCTGCAGCAAAGGCATTTCTTGATGAATCTGCTCAAGTCATTATTGCAAGTCGTTCTGATGCTAAACTATCGGAGGCAAAGAATGTACTTGGTGGTAAGGTGGAAGCATACAATATTGATTTTCGCAGTGAAGAAAAACTAGCTGACTTTTTTAAAATGGTAGGGAATTTTGATCACCTTGTCGTTACGGCAGGTGAAGGTGCAATGGGTCATTTTAGTGACTTACCTGTTGCGGATGTTAGAGAAGCGTTTGATAGTAAGTTTTGGGGGCAATACTTAACTGTTCGTGCTGCTATTCCGTACTTAAATGATACCAGTTCTATCACATTGACCTCTGGTGTTTATGGAATCCGTCCACCACAAGGGGCAACTACACTTGCTTCAATCAATTCAGCGATCGATGGATTGGTTAGGGGGCTTTCAGTAGACCTGGCCCCTATACGGGTAAATGTTGTTTCACCTGGTATCGTAGACACCCCACTCTATGGAGGGATGCCTGACGAGCAAAGACAAAATTTATACAGCAAAATTGCACAGCAGCTACCTGTTAATCGCGTGGCACAGCCTGAAGACATTGCTGAGGCCTACGTGTACTTAGTGAAAAATGGTTTTACAACTGGTACTGTTCTTCTTACTGATGGCGGGGCTCACTTGGTGTAA